The sequence GGTACTTTAGCTACGACAGCTCGCTGGCGGCAGGAGGATCACGCTCAATCTGAATATTGAAGCAAACGTCCGAACAAGCCGCCAGACCTGGCGGCTTTTTTGTTGGCCGGCAGGTTCGAAAACAAACAGGAGCCCGCCGTGCTGAGCACGACCGACGATCTTCGTATCCGCGAACTGAAAGAGCTGAGCACGCCGGAAGAGGTGATGCGGGAAGTCCCGCGCACGCTCACCGCAACGCGTGTGGTGATGGCGGCGCGCAACGCCATTCATGCCATCCTCAACGGCCAGGACGACCGCCTGCTGGTCGTGGTCGGCCCTTGCTCGGTGCATGATCCCAAGGCCGCGCTCGACTATGCCGAGCGCCTCGCACGCTTGCGCGAAGACCTCGCCGACCAGCTCGAGATCGTGATGCGGGTCTATTTCGAGAAGCCGCGCACCACCGTCGGCTGGAAGGGCTTGATCAACGATCCTGATCTCGACGGCAGCTTCGACATCAACAAGGGCCTGCGGCTGGCCCGTAACGTGCTGTCGGCGGTGAACAATCTCGGCCTGCCCGCCGGCGCCGAATTCCTGGATATGACGACGCCGCAATACATCGCCGACCTCGTGTCCTGGGCCGCGATCGGTGCGCGCACAACCGAGAGCCAGATCCATCGCGAGCTGGCTTCGGGCCTGTCCTGCCCGGTCGGCTTCAAGAACGGCACCGACGGCAATGTTCGCATTGCCGCCGATGCGGTGAAGTCAGCCTCGCATCCGCATCACTTCATGGCCGTCACAAAGCTCGGACGCTCGGCGATCGCCTCGACCGCGGGCAACGAGGACTGCCACATCATCCTGCGCGGCGGCAGCAAGCCGAACTATGACGCCGCAAGCGTCGCGGCAGCCTGCAACGAGCTGGCCAAGGCCGGCGTCGCGCCGCTGGTGATGGTGGATGCGAGCCACGCCAATTCGAGCAAGAAGCCGGAAAACCAGCCGCTGGTCACGGCCGATATCGCCGGCCAGATCTCCGGCGGCGAAACCCGCATCGTGGGCGTGATGATCGAGAGCAATCTCGAAGGCGGCCGCCAGGACGTCGTGCCGGGCAAGCCGCTCGTCTACGGTCAGAGCATCACCGACGGCTGCATCGACTGGGTGACGACGGCGACAGTGCTCGAGCAGCTCGCTGACGCGGTCGAGATCCGGCGCAACACCCGGCGTGCGGGGCTGCACGGGCGTACGGCATAAGCCTGAAAAGCGCGGGTGGGGCGCTGTCGCGCCCTGCCCGCCGGCGCAGTCGCGTCTCAGCAGCCGCGGCAGATGCTCTTGATCTTCTTGTCGAGCGCCTGGTTTTCCTTGCTAAGGGGATCGTTCGCGTCGCTCACATTCTTCTCGTTCGGCACGTCCCCGGCGCGCGGCTGGCGATGACCGACCGGCGCCTGCGGCACCGATCCCGATGTGGCGCCACCCGACGTCGATCCCTTGGTCCCGGTCTGCGCCATCGCTGCGCCGCCGAGCAAGACCACGAGCGATGCTGCCAGCATGATCTTCTTCATATCCGTGCCTCCGTTCCTCAAACCGACGTCGCCGTTATCACCGCTCAGGTCTCGGGCGGATAGAGGTGAACGTCGCCGCAATAGTCTAGGATACGATAGCGCGTTTCCGTGCCGGCTTCACGCGTGCCGGCTGCGGTATTTTGCGCCGCCAACACATAATTCGGCCCGACCGGCGATTTGCCGGCGCCGCCGGGAATATCGATGACATAGTCAGGCTGACACAGCCCCGACACCCGCCCGCGCAACTGCCGCATCAACTCCTGCCCCTCGGCCAGCGTCGTTCGCAGATGCGCCGTGCCGGGCGCGAGATCGCCGTGATGCAGATAGTAGGGCTTGATCCGGCATTGGACGAAAGCCCGCATCAAATCCGACAAAGCGGCCGCGGTGTCGTTGACGCCGCGCAAAAGCACGGACTGGCTCACCAGCGGAATTCCGGCATCGGCGAGCCGCGCGCAGGCGGCGCGCGCCGGCCCTGCCAGCTCGCGCGCATGGTTGGCATGCAGGGCGACCCAGGTGGTTGCACCCCCGACCTTCAGCGCTGCGACCATCTCCTCGCTGATACGCGCGGGATCGGCCACCGGCACGCGGGTGTGAAGGCGGATGATCTTGACGTGATCGATGGCGGCAAGATCAGCCATGATCTCGCTCATTCGGCGCGGCGACAGCATCAAGGGGTCGCCGCCGGTCAGGATCACCTCCCAGATCTCGTCGTGCGCGCGGATATAGTCGATCGCAGTGCGGTAAGCGCTATCCGAGAGCGCGTTCTCCTTGCCGGGCCCCACCATCTCGCGGCGGAAGCAGAAGCGGCAATAGATCGCACAGACATGGACGAGCTTGAACAGCACGCGATCGGGATAGCGATGCACGATGCCTGATACCGGCGAGTGCGGGTGATCGCCGATCGGATCGGCGTTCTCGCCCGGCTGCATCTGCAATTCGTTTGCGCTCGGAACAAATTGCCGCGCGATCGGATCGTCGGGATCCGACTTATCGATCAGCTCGACCAGCGCCGGTGTGATCGCGACCGCATAGCGCGCGGCAACGCGCTCCAGCGCAGGCAGCGCGGCGGCAGGCGCCAGGCCTTCGGCCACGAGGTCAGCCGGCTCGCGCAAGGTGCGTGCAAGATTGGTCTTCGTCATCTTTCGCTTAGCTTTTCTTCTGCAGGCGGCGTCCACACCACCTGATCGATCCGTGTTGCGCCGCTCGCCAGCATCACCAGCCGGTCGAAGCCGAGCGCAACGCCGCTCGCCTCCGGCATTGCGGCGACCGCGGCTAGAAAATCCTCGTCCAGCGGATAGGCCTCGCCGTAGCGGCGCCGCTTCTCCGCCATCGACTCCGTAAAGCGTTTGCGCTGCTCCTCGGCATCGGTCAGCTCGCCAAAGCCGTTGGCGAGCTCGACGCCGCAGGCATAGACCTCGAACCGTTCCGCGACCCGCGCATCTTCGGCCTTCACCCGCGCCAGCGCCGCCTCTGGAGATGGGTATTCGAACAGGATGGTCAAACGTCCCTGCCCCAGCTGCGGCTCGACATGCTCGACCAGGACCTTGCTGAAGATGTCCGACCAGGTGTCGTCTTCGGCGACGCGGACCTTGCCGGCCGCCGCCCGGGCAAGCGCGGCACGGTTACCCTCGGCGCCAGAGATTGTCGACAGCAGATCGATGCCGGCGAAACGCTCGAAGGCGCGCGCGACCGTCAGGAGCTCCGGCTCGGCGAAGGGATCGGCGGTCCGGCCGCGGAACGAGAAGGTCCCGATCCCGGTCGCCTGCGCGGCCCGCGCAACGACGACCACGGTGTCGGCCATGATGGCGTCATAGGGGGCGCCGGCCCGATACCATTCCAGCATCGTGAATTCCGGCAGATGGAGGTCGCCCCGCTCGCGGTCGCGGAACACCCGGGCGAGCTCGAAGATTCGGGGCTCGCCGGCTGCCAGCAGCTTCTTGCAGGCGAATTCCGGTGAGGTTCGCAGGTAACGGCTGGCCCGGCTGCCGTCGGGACGCACGAGTTCGGTCCGGGCGGCGTGCAGATGGGTCTCGTTGCCCGGGGACACCTGGAGGACGGAGGTTTCGACCTCGACGAAGCTTTGCTCGGCGAAAAAGGCCCGTATTGCTCCGGTAATGGCTCCCCGCGCCTGGAGGAAGGGTCGCCGGTCGAGATGCCGCTCAGGCGACCAGAATGGCGAAATTGGCTTGTCCCCAACCATCAGCCGGCCGCTCCGGCTCTGAGCAAAGTGCTGGCATCGAACGGCAAAATCAGTATGTTGCGGCCCGAAACGGGCGCTGAGGTCCGATTTGAGGCCCCAAGTCCCCCATCGATTTGACCACGTCCTGGCCGATGCCGGGCCAAGCAAGCAGGAAATACAGCTTTGAGAGTCATCGCCAGTTCTATTCGCAAGGGCAACGTGATCGAGCAAGACGGCAAGCTTTATGTCGTCGTGAGCGCCGAGAACATCCATCCCGGCAAGGGCACGCCGGTCAGCCAGATCGAAATGCGCCGAATCTCGGACGGGGTAAAGATCTCCGAGCGGTACAAGACCACCGACCAGGTCGAAAAGGCCACCATCGAAGAGCGCAATTACACGTTCCTCTATGAAGACGGCGACGGCTTCCACTTCATGAACCCGGAAACCTATGACCAGGTCCAGGTGTCCAAGGACGTCGTCGGCGACGCCGCCGCGTATCTTCAGGAGAGCATGACGGTCAAGCTGTCCATGCACGACACCAACCCGGTGTCGATCGCGCTGCCGCAGCGCGTCACGCTGGAAGTGGTCGACACCGAGCCCGTGACCAAGGGCCAGACCGCCTCGTCGTCCTACAAGCCCGCAGTGCTCTCCAACGGCGTGCGCACCACCGTGCCGCCGCACATCACGGTCGGCACCCGCGTCGTAGTGATAACCGAGGACGGCTCCTACGCCGAGCGCGCCAAGGACTAAGCGAGGGGCCGAGGACCAGAGCAGGTTGCCGCCGGGGGGCGAGACAGTGGGTAGGAAGAGCTTCCGCTTCGTCTCGCTGCTTCTGGCGTCGCTTTCGCTCCTCATCGTCTCGCCGCTCGCCGCGGACGAGTTCCGCAGTCCCTCGCTCCCGGCCCTGCGCGTCGACTGGCGCGCAGCGCTCGACCAGCTCCGGACGGAGATCAACAGCCGCCCGCAAATAGCGGGTGACTTCATCTTTGCGCCGCGCCGCTCGGTGCCGCGCTACGATCCGCGCGCGATGCCGGCGCTGGTACAGCTCAACGCGGTCTCCTCGCAGTTCTTCACCGGCATCGCCCGCAGTTCCGTGCCCGTGCTGCTGCCGTTCGATGCGGCAGCTTACCTCGAGGCTCTGCGCAGCGGCGCGCCTGCGAATCTGTCGCCGTCGCGCTACCAGGCCGATTTCAACCCCGTCGAGCTGTTCGATGCCGGCCCCGCAGGCTACAACGCGACGTTCTCGTTCGAGCCGGGCGCCGGCGACGGCATGCCAAGCCGCGTGTTCGCCAGGGGCGTCGAGGTGCAGATCACGGGCTCGGCCCTGATCTACGACATCGCCGATCCCTCGGGCGGCAAGGGCGAGCCGGTCAAGCCGCTCGCGGCAACCTATCCGGACCTGCGCAGGTTCATCAGGGAAGGCTATGTCCGCTACGCCTTCACGCGCTTCGGCGTCGCCTATGTGGTGTCGATCCAGTGCCTCGACAGCGTCCCAAAGCCGCGGCGGCTGGCCTGCAAGGAAGCCTATCCGGTCGCCGAGCGTTTCCTGAAGGCGCTGCGGATCGCCGGCGGACAACGCATGCGCCCCCTGCCCGACATCGCCTCCAGCGTCATCGATCGTCCCGCGGCGCGCTCGGCGGAATTCGGCTATCGGCCGAGCGGCGACATCATCCCGAACACCGGCTACCGCAACAGGGGTGGCCATCCCGACGTGATGGCCTATGCGCAGATCCGCTTTCCGTTGGAGAGGGCGCCGGCCCTGGTACGCTCGCAATCCCACGGGCGCAACAACAACGACGGCTCGACCGCTTATGCCTGGCGCGACAATTTCTGCGAGTCCCGCAGTTTCGAGGTCGGGCAATGCGCCGGCGGTTTCGGCCACCAGGGCGAGGACATCCGCGCCGCCTGTCCGCCATCCGGCGAAGGCCGCGAAGCGTGCGATCCCAAGCAGCGCGGCGTCGTCGCGGTGCGCGACGCCATCGTGATCCGTTCCACCAAGGACCAGGCCGCGACGCTTCAAGTCAACAGCCGGACCGAACACATCCGCTTCCGCTACATGCACATGAACCCGCAGGCGATGAACGCCGATGGCGTGCTTAACGGCCGCATGGTCACGGAGGGCGAGAAGATCGGCGTGGTCTCGAACTATCTCGACCATCCCGCCGGCACCTCAATGCACCTGCATTTCGACGTGCAGGTGTTCACACGCGACGGCTGGATCTGGGTCAGCCCCTACGTCACGCTGGTTTCGGCCTATGAACGCCTAATCCACGCCCGCGGCCGCGAGATCGGCCCGGAGATCTCGGGCACGCCACAGCCGGTGGCGCATGCGCTGCCCGAGGACGCGAGCAAGCCGGACCTGCGCGAGGGCTCCAGCGGCGAGGAGAATTGAGCAGGGAGGAATCGTAGCCCCCGGGCCACAAGTCCCCTACCGATCACTCCAGATACGTCGTGAGCTGCGCGCCCTCGTCCGCCACGAACAGGGCGATCAATTCGGCCGGTTCTGTCACACTCGCGTTCGCCGACACGAGATGCGTCGATCCCGGTGGCTCGAAGAAGGACTGACCGACGCCGAACGTTTCGACCGGGCCGCCGCCGAGCTGGGACCGGATCTCGCCCTTGGTGATGTAGGCCGTGACCGATCCGGCATGCCGGTGCGGCCGCGAGAATCCGCCCGGACCGTAGAACACGCGCACGATGGTGACGCGCTTGCCCGGCACGTCCGGCAATGCGTACGAGCCGATCGGCTCGACCTTGTCGAGTGGCGAGCTCTCCGCGGCCGCCGCGCAAAGCGGCGCCAGTGCGCCCGATACGGTGTCCATCGTCACCGACAGCGCCTTGCCAATCGCAAACGCGCAGGCGAGCCCGCCGACGACGGCCAGCGCCACCGAACGCGGCGGACGTTGCGCGGCAGAAAGGTTCATGGCTGTCATCGTGATCTCCCCTCGTCTCCATCAGGATGCAGCGGCGGTCGTTGCGACCGGCCGCTTTGCAGGCGTCCAGCGAAATGCCGCGCCAAAACGGTTCCAGACGTTGATCGAAGCGACAGCAGAGGTCAGATACGTCAACTCCGTCTCGGAGAACTCGCGGCTCGCCTCCGCATAGACCTCTTCGCTGACGCCGTGCGGCAGCAGGGTCAGCGCTTCGGCCCATGCGAACGCCGCCCGCTCGCGCGCGGAGAAGATCGGCGCCTCGCGCCAGACCGCGACCAGATGGAGCTTGTCCACGGGCACGCCGATCCGCTCCGACAACAGCACATGATGCTGCAGGCAGAAGGCACAGCCATTGATCTGCGAGGCGCGCAGCTTGACCAGCTCGAGCAGCTGCTTGTCGAGGCCGGCCTTGGCCGCCACCTGGCCCAGCGCCAGCACAAGATCATATGCATCTGGTGCGATCCGCTTGAAGTCGTCGTATTCGCTGCGGGCGTGTGCCATCGCCGTTCACCTTGTGTTATCATAAGAGTGCTTATATCTTATAAGAGCACTTATATGTCGCGCAAGACCGCCGATATCACAAGATCGAAAACCGCGCGCAGGCTGCCCGTGCCTGCCGACGACGGCGCCGTGCGTGTGCCTGCCCCCGGTGAGGGCAAGCGCGGCGAACAGGGTTATCTCGGCTATCTCTTGCGGCAGGCCCATGCCGCAGTCCGCCTGACGATGGAGCGGACGCTCGCCGATCTGGGTGTGACCTCGCCGCAATTCGCGGTGCTGACGATGCTCAACGCCTATCCGGGCCTGTCAGGGGCCGACGTCGCCCGCCTCACCTTCCTCACGCCCCAGACCGTCGGCGTGATCATTCGTAACCTCGAGCGTGATGGCGCGATCGTAATGACGCCCCATCCCATCCACGGCCGCATCCAGCAATGGACGCTGACGCCGCGTGGCGCGACGCTGCTGAAGGCGTGCCGGGAGCGTGTGATCGCGCTGGAGAAGCGTCTTGCCGGCGGCCTCGATGCCAAGACCGAGGCAAGCATTCGTCGTTGGCTCGCTGGCGTCGCGACGCAGTTGCAGGACTAGTCGCCCTTCAACACCTTTTTAACCTCGCCATCGGGCCAGGTCTCGCCCGCCGCGATCACGCGCACGCGGCTCTGGTCGGCGTCATTCACCAGCACATGCGAACTCACCCGGTCGCGGCATCGCTCCAGGTGCAGATTGGTCTCGGGCTTCCAGCTCAGCGTGGTCGCGAGATCGCCGGGAAATATCTGCCATTGCGACCCGTCGTCGAGCTCGACCACGTGGCTTTCCGCATGCGCGCGTATCTTCATTCCACCCCGGATGCTCGATGAACAGACTGCGTGCCGAAGGAGGGCCCCGGTCCGGCCGGAGCCCAACTCCGTCAATCATTGTCGTGCGGAGAGAATGCGGTGGCGCAACAATTTGTTCCGCGGGGACGGGCTGTTCCCGGCGTTCCCGGAACCGACTCACACGCCCGATTTTCCGGCTAGAATGGCATCATGAAACACGTTGATTCCTCGCCCCCTCACACGCGCCGCGCATTACTGAAATCCGCGTTCGGGGCAGCCGCCCTGCTCGCGTCACCGGCGCATGTGCTTGCGGCGCCTCCGGGTTTC comes from Bradyrhizobium diazoefficiens and encodes:
- a CDS encoding 3-deoxy-7-phosphoheptulonate synthase codes for the protein MLSTTDDLRIRELKELSTPEEVMREVPRTLTATRVVMAARNAIHAILNGQDDRLLVVVGPCSVHDPKAALDYAERLARLREDLADQLEIVMRVYFEKPRTTVGWKGLINDPDLDGSFDINKGLRLARNVLSAVNNLGLPAGAEFLDMTTPQYIADLVSWAAIGARTTESQIHRELASGLSCPVGFKNGTDGNVRIAADAVKSASHPHHFMAVTKLGRSAIASTAGNEDCHIILRGGSKPNYDAASVAAACNELAKAGVAPLVMVDASHANSSKKPENQPLVTADIAGQISGGETRIVGVMIESNLEGGRQDVVPGKPLVYGQSITDGCIDWVTTATVLEQLADAVEIRRNTRRAGLHGRTA
- the epmA gene encoding EF-P lysine aminoacylase EpmA, which produces MVGDKPISPFWSPERHLDRRPFLQARGAITGAIRAFFAEQSFVEVETSVLQVSPGNETHLHAARTELVRPDGSRASRYLRTSPEFACKKLLAAGEPRIFELARVFRDRERGDLHLPEFTMLEWYRAGAPYDAIMADTVVVVARAAQATGIGTFSFRGRTADPFAEPELLTVARAFERFAGIDLLSTISGAEGNRAALARAAAGKVRVAEDDTWSDIFSKVLVEHVEPQLGQGRLTILFEYPSPEAALARVKAEDARVAERFEVYACGVELANGFGELTDAEEQRKRFTESMAEKRRRYGEAYPLDEDFLAAVAAMPEASGVALGFDRLVMLASGATRIDQVVWTPPAEEKLSER
- a CDS encoding carboxymuconolactone decarboxylase family protein, producing MAHARSEYDDFKRIAPDAYDLVLALGQVAAKAGLDKQLLELVKLRASQINGCAFCLQHHVLLSERIGVPVDKLHLVAVWREAPIFSARERAAFAWAEALTLLPHGVSEEVYAEASREFSETELTYLTSAVASINVWNRFGAAFRWTPAKRPVATTAAAS
- the efp gene encoding elongation factor P translates to MRVIASSIRKGNVIEQDGKLYVVVSAENIHPGKGTPVSQIEMRRISDGVKISERYKTTDQVEKATIEERNYTFLYEDGDGFHFMNPETYDQVQVSKDVVGDAAAYLQESMTVKLSMHDTNPVSIALPQRVTLEVVDTEPVTKGQTASSSYKPAVLSNGVRTTVPPHITVGTRVVVITEDGSYAERAKD
- a CDS encoding M23 family peptidase; this encodes MPPGGETVGRKSFRFVSLLLASLSLLIVSPLAADEFRSPSLPALRVDWRAALDQLRTEINSRPQIAGDFIFAPRRSVPRYDPRAMPALVQLNAVSSQFFTGIARSSVPVLLPFDAAAYLEALRSGAPANLSPSRYQADFNPVELFDAGPAGYNATFSFEPGAGDGMPSRVFARGVEVQITGSALIYDIADPSGGKGEPVKPLAATYPDLRRFIREGYVRYAFTRFGVAYVVSIQCLDSVPKPRRLACKEAYPVAERFLKALRIAGGQRMRPLPDIASSVIDRPAARSAEFGYRPSGDIIPNTGYRNRGGHPDVMAYAQIRFPLERAPALVRSQSHGRNNNDGSTAYAWRDNFCESRSFEVGQCAGGFGHQGEDIRAACPPSGEGREACDPKQRGVVAVRDAIVIRSTKDQAATLQVNSRTEHIRFRYMHMNPQAMNADGVLNGRMVTEGEKIGVVSNYLDHPAGTSMHLHFDVQVFTRDGWIWVSPYVTLVSAYERLIHARGREIGPEISGTPQPVAHALPEDASKPDLREGSSGEEN
- a CDS encoding MarR family winged helix-turn-helix transcriptional regulator translates to MSRKTADITRSKTARRLPVPADDGAVRVPAPGEGKRGEQGYLGYLLRQAHAAVRLTMERTLADLGVTSPQFAVLTMLNAYPGLSGADVARLTFLTPQTVGVIIRNLERDGAIVMTPHPIHGRIQQWTLTPRGATLLKACRERVIALEKRLAGGLDAKTEASIRRWLAGVATQLQD
- a CDS encoding lysine-2,3-aminomutase-like protein, encoding MTKTNLARTLREPADLVAEGLAPAAALPALERVAARYAVAITPALVELIDKSDPDDPIARQFVPSANELQMQPGENADPIGDHPHSPVSGIVHRYPDRVLFKLVHVCAIYCRFCFRREMVGPGKENALSDSAYRTAIDYIRAHDEIWEVILTGGDPLMLSPRRMSEIMADLAAIDHVKIIRLHTRVPVADPARISEEMVAALKVGGATTWVALHANHARELAGPARAACARLADAGIPLVSQSVLLRGVNDTAAALSDLMRAFVQCRIKPYYLHHGDLAPGTAHLRTTLAEGQELMRQLRGRVSGLCQPDYVIDIPGGAGKSPVGPNYVLAAQNTAAGTREAGTETRYRILDYCGDVHLYPPET
- a CDS encoding cupin domain-containing protein, which produces MTAMNLSAAQRPPRSVALAVVGGLACAFAIGKALSVTMDTVSGALAPLCAAAAESSPLDKVEPIGSYALPDVPGKRVTIVRVFYGPGGFSRPHRHAGSVTAYITKGEIRSQLGGGPVETFGVGQSFFEPPGSTHLVSANASVTEPAELIALFVADEGAQLTTYLE